GAAAGGGGGCATCTTTTTGTCCCGTTGCTTGCCATTATCTACGTCCTGACCGAAGGATATACCCCGACCTTTGCAGCCCTTGTCGGTCTGGGGCTGTCAATCCTGGCAGGGCTGATCAAAAAAGCCACCCGCATGAGTCTTTGGGATATTGTCACCGCCATGCAGACGGGGGCAAGAGGGGCAGTCGGCGTCGCCATTGCCTGCGCCACGGCGGGGATCATCGTCGGCGTCGTCACCTTGACCGGAATCGGCCTAAAAATGGGCAACGGCATAGTGGACATTGCCGGAGGAAATCTGTTTTTCACTCTTTTCTTCACGATGATTACATCGCTGATTCTTGGCATGGGCGTCCCGACTACGGCAAACTACGTCATCACCTCCACGATTGCCGCTCCCGCTCTCGTCATGCTGGGAGTGCCGCTCCTGGCGGCGCATCTGTTCGTCTTTTACTTTGGAATCGTGGCGGACATAACCCCCCCCGTGGCGCTGGCCGCCTACGCCGGTGCGGGCATCGCCAAAGCGGACCCTTTCTGGACAGGGGTCACAGCCACCAAGCTTGCAATCGGCGCCTTTATCATCCCGTATATCTTCGTTTACAATCCGGCGATGATTCTGATAGGCACAACTCCGCTGCTCCTTGTACGCAACCTGATCACCGCCTGCGGAGGAATGTTTGGCGTCGGCGTCGCAATGATCGGATTCTGTTTCACAAATATGAAATGGTGGGAGCGGATCTGGTTTGCCTTGGCGGGACTGCTTTTGATCGATCCCGGCGCCGTAACCGATCTGATCGGCATCGGCATGATGGCGCTGGGGATTCTCTATCAGTGGCGCACCAGCCGGACTGTAAAATCCGTCGTTCCGGCCGGATAACAAAAACTTTCTCTCTCACCCCTCCCCCCTCCCTCGCCAAGGGGGAGGAAAAGCAATCGGCGGATTATAGATTCAGAATGACTCGCTTGCAAGCGCAGAGTCGATCAGTTTGCCGGAGATGGCCCCCTCCCGGAGAATTCGGGGTGGAAAGACGGTGACGTCGAGAATGGTCGAGCCGGGCGCACCCGGCGTTTCACCGCCATCGATTATTGCATCGGGAAGACTGTCGAGTGAGGTCATTACCCCTGCGGCAGTGGCATTTTCCGGTTCCCCGGAGAGGTTGGCGCTGGTTGCGGTAAGAGGGGCGCCGAGTTCCCGGGCAAGCAGGGCGGCGATTGGGTGACTGGAGATACGGATTCCAATCTTCCCGGTTCCTGCGGTCAGGCGGGGGGAAACAGCGGGCGCTGTCCCAAAAACCATAGTGAGCGGACCGGGCCAGAATCGCTTCATCAATATTCTCGCCCCGTTCGGTATTTCCGCCACGAGAGGAAGCAGATCATTTTCGCCTGCAACTATAACCGCAAGGGGATTGTTGAAGGCCCGCCCCTTGATGTTGAATATTTTCTCAACCGCGTTTTCATTGTTTGCAGCCGCACCCAGGGCGTAGAAGGTCTCCGCCGGGTAGGCGACGACGCCGCCATCCTTAAGAATGGCAACGGCCGCGGCGATTTTCTCCGGTTCCGGATTCCGGGGATCGATCGTAAGCAGAATCGTCATGTCACTTTTTGAGGTGGAGCTGTTTTTTCTCTACATCTTCGGCCATCTTTACAACATAGGCGTCGAGCTTTGCAGCAAGGGCCGGATTCTCCCCGGCCAGTATCCGGACAACAAAAAGGGCGGCGTTTTTTGCCCCGGCCTTGCCGATAGCCATAGTTGCCACGGGGATTCCGCCGGGCATCTGGACCGTTGCCAGCAGCGCGTCAAGACCGTGGAGCGAGGTGGCATCGATGGGCACTCCGATCACCGGTAGCGGGGTCTGCGCGGCGATCACCCCGGCAAGATGGGCGGCGGCCCCCGCCCCGACGATGATTACCCGAATCCCCCGTCCGGCGGCGGCGCGGGCAAATTTGGTTGTCCGTTCCGGTGTCCGGTGCGCCGAGGTGAGAAAAAGCTCATAAGAAACGGAGAAAGACTCCAGAATTTTTGCTGCCTCTTCCATAACGGGGAGATCGGAATCGCTTCCCATTACAACGCTGACCAGCACACCTGCTTTTTTTGGCATATTTTCACCTCAAAACGACGTTTAATGTTGATAAACCCCCATGCCCGAAGCGGGCACAACCAAGCATGAAAATCCCCCCCATCCCCCCTTTGGCAAAGGGGGGATGGGGGGATTTTCATATAAATTTTTATCAGTGTTTGAAATGCCTCATGCCGGTAAACAGCATGGCGATGTTGTGCTCGTCCGCCGCCTTGATCGCCTCTTCATCCTTCAGCGAGCCTCCCGGCTGGACGATCGCGGTGATTCCCGCTCGGGCGGCGATGTCTATCCCGTCGCGGAAGGGAAAAAAGGCATCCGAGCCGACCACGCAGCCGGAAGTGGGAATGACCGCCTTCATGATCGCCAGCTTGACCGAATCAACCCGGCTGGTTTGACCGGCGCCGAATCCGACAAGCTGATCGCTGGTTGTAAAGACAATCGCGTTGGATTTCACGTGTTTGACGATCCGCCAGGCAAAATCGAGCGCCTGGTATTCAATTTCGGTAGGGCTGCGCCGGGTAACAACGCGGGCCTTTTTGATGTCATATTCAGCGCTGTCCCTTTCCTGCACCAGCAATCCGCCCATCACCCGTCTAAAATCATGGCCGGCGGTGCGCCTGTCGCACGCGGCGGGTATTTCCAGAACCCGGACATTCTGACGGGTTCCCAGAATTTCTGCCGCTTCGGAGGAAAAAGCGGGGGCAATAATCACCTCAAAAAAGGTTTTAATCAACTCTTGGGCCGTTTTGGCATCCACCGGACGGTTCAGGGCGACGATGCCGCCAAAGGCGGAGACGGGATCGCCCGCGAGCGCCTTCTGAAAGGCCACCGTCATGTCGCCATCCGAAGTCGCGGCGCCGCAGGGATTGGCGTGTTTGACGATCACCGCCCCAGGGAGCGAAAAATCGGAGACGACCTGCCAGGCGGCGTCGCTGTCCATGATGTTGTTGTAGGAGAGTTCCTTTCCCTGGAGCTGCCGTGCGTTGGAAAGCGCGGAGAGGCTGGGGTTGTTCTCCCGGTAAAAGGCCGCTTTCTGATGAGGATTTTCCCCGTAGCGGAGCTCCTGCGCCTTGGCAAACTGAAACGTGAAGGTGTCGGGGAAATCCTTTTTCTCCTCTTCGCCGGCGGCAAGCAGTCCGAGATAGTTGGAAATTGCCCCGTCATAGCGCGCGGTAAGCTGGAAGGTTTTTTTGGCCAGTTCGAAGTTGGTCGCCTCCGAGATCCTGCCCCCCGTTTCTTGCATCGCGGCGATAATTTTCGGGTAATCGGCTGGATCGGTGACAACGCTCACGAAGCGGTAGTTTTTGGACGCGGCGCGCAGCATCGTCGGCCCGCCGATATCGATGTTTTCGATCGCCTCCGCAAGCGTGCAGCCCGCCCGGGCGACTGTGTCCTCAAAACGGTAGAGATTGATGACGACCATATCGATCAGACCGATTCCATGTTTTCTCAAGGCTTCCAGATGCCCCGCGTTGTCCCTCAGCGCCAGCAGGCCGCCGTGGATCTTAGGGTGCAGGGTTTTGAGCCTGCCGTCCATCATTTCCGGGAACCCAGTGTAATCCGATACATCGATAACGGCAATCCCACCGTTGCGCAATTGCGCGGCGGTGCCGCCGGTAGAGAGTATCTCGACGCCGAATTCCTGAAGGCCCCTGGCGAATTCGACGATCCCCGTTTTGTCCGTAACGCTGATCAGCGCCCGTTTTATCTGATTTTGTTGCATCATAACCTCCCGTGTAGATTACCGAAACGGCAGTTGTGGCCAT
The window above is part of the Syntrophales bacterium genome. Proteins encoded here:
- a CDS encoding L-threonylcarbamoyladenylate synthase, translated to MTILLTIDPRNPEPEKIAAAVAILKDGGVVAYPAETFYALGAAANNENAVEKIFNIKGRAFNNPLAVIVAGENDLLPLVAEIPNGARILMKRFWPGPLTMVFGTAPAVSPRLTAGTGKIGIRISSHPIAALLARELGAPLTATSANLSGEPENATAAGVMTSLDSLPDAIIDGGETPGAPGSTILDVTVFPPRILREGAISGKLIDSALASESF
- the purE gene encoding 5-(carboxyamino)imidazole ribonucleotide mutase, translated to MPKKAGVLVSVVMGSDSDLPVMEEAAKILESFSVSYELFLTSAHRTPERTTKFARAAAGRGIRVIIVGAGAAAHLAGVIAAQTPLPVIGVPIDATSLHGLDALLATVQMPGGIPVATMAIGKAGAKNAALFVVRILAGENPALAAKLDAYVVKMAEDVEKKQLHLKK
- the purH gene encoding bifunctional phosphoribosylaminoimidazolecarboxamide formyltransferase/IMP cyclohydrolase; this encodes MMQQNQIKRALISVTDKTGIVEFARGLQEFGVEILSTGGTAAQLRNGGIAVIDVSDYTGFPEMMDGRLKTLHPKIHGGLLALRDNAGHLEALRKHGIGLIDMVVINLYRFEDTVARAGCTLAEAIENIDIGGPTMLRAASKNYRFVSVVTDPADYPKIIAAMQETGGRISEATNFELAKKTFQLTARYDGAISNYLGLLAAGEEEKKDFPDTFTFQFAKAQELRYGENPHQKAAFYRENNPSLSALSNARQLQGKELSYNNIMDSDAAWQVVSDFSLPGAVIVKHANPCGAATSDGDMTVAFQKALAGDPVSAFGGIVALNRPVDAKTAQELIKTFFEVIIAPAFSSEAAEILGTRQNVRVLEIPAACDRRTAGHDFRRVMGGLLVQERDSAEYDIKKARVVTRRSPTEIEYQALDFAWRIVKHVKSNAIVFTTSDQLVGFGAGQTSRVDSVKLAIMKAVIPTSGCVVGSDAFFPFRDGIDIAARAGITAIVQPGGSLKDEEAIKAADEHNIAMLFTGMRHFKH